From the Manihot esculenta cultivar AM560-2 chromosome 3, M.esculenta_v8, whole genome shotgun sequence genome, one window contains:
- the LOC122723352 gene encoding eukaryotic translation initiation factor 3 subunit E codes for MATYDLTPRIAPNLDRHLVFPLLEFLQERQLYPEEQIFKSKIELLSKTNMVDYAMDIHKSLYHTEDVPQDMIERRAEVVARLKALEEGAAPLVAFLQNVNAVQELRADKQYNLQMLNDRFQIGPKQIEALYQYAKFQFECGNYSGAADYLYQYRALCTNSERSLSALWGKLAAEILMQNWDIALEELNRLKEIIDSKSFSSPLNQMQSRIWLMHWSLFIFFNHDNGRTQIIDLFNQDKYLNAIQTNAPHLLRYLSTAFIVNKRRRPQFKDFIKVLQQEQQSYKDPITEFLACVYVNYDFDGAQKKMRECEEVILNDPFLGKRVEDSNFSTVPMRDEFLENARLFIFETYCRIHQRINMGVLAEKLNLNYEEAERWIVNLIRNSKLDAKIDSQSGTVIMEPNQPNVYEQLIDHTKAISGRTYKLVGQLLEHAQAQAVR; via the exons ATGGCTACTTACGATCTAACTCCGAGAATTGCACCGAATCTGGACAGGCACCTGGTGTTCCCTCTCTTGGAGTTTCTCCAAGAACGACAGCTATACCCAGAGGAACAGATCTTCAAGTCCAAAATCGAGCTCTTGAGCAAAACTAACATGGTCGATTACGCCATGGATATCCACAAGAGCCTCTACCACACTGAAGACGTCCCTCAAG ATATGATTGAGAGGAGAGCTGAAGTCGTAGCGAGATTGAAGGCCCTAGAGGAGGGGGCAGCCCCTCTTGTGGCGTTTTTGCAGAATGTGAACGCCGTGCAGGAGTTGCGAGCGGACAAACAGTACAATCTTCAGATGCTTAATGACCGCTTCCAG ATTGGTCCAAAGCAGATTGAGGCACTATATCAGTATGCCAAATTTCAGTTTGAATGTGGAAACTACTCTGGTGCAGCTGACTACCTGTATCAATACAGGGCCTTGTGCACTAACAGTGAAAGGAGTCTGAGTGCACTGTGGGGGAAGTTGGCAGCTGAGATATTGATGCAAAACTGGGATATTGCTCTTGAAGAACTTAATAGGTTGAAAGAAATAATTGATTCAAAG AGTTTCTCGTCACCATTGAATCAGATGCAAAGTCGAATATGGTTGATGCATTGGagtcttttcatctttttcaaTCATGACAATGGAAGAACACAGATTATTGATTTGTTTAATCAGGACAA GTATCTCAATGCCATTCAAACCAATGCTCCTCATCTTTTGAGGTACCTATCAACTGCATTTATTGTCAACAAAAGGAGACGACCCCAATTCAAAGACTTCATAAAAGTGCTACAGCAAGAGCAGCAATCATATAAAGATCCCATCACAGAGTTTTTAGCATGTGTGTACGTTAATTATGATTTTGATGGGGCACAAAAGAAGATGAGAGAGTGTGAAGAG GTGATTTTAAATGATCCATTCCTTGGAAAACGAGTTGAAGACAGCAACTTTTCTACCGTGCCGATGAGAGATGAGTTCCTTGAAAATGCTCGCCTATTTATCTTTGAGACTTATTGCCGTATACATCAACGTATTAACATGGG AGTCCTTGCTGAGAAATTGAACCTGAATTATGAGGAGGCCGAAAGATGGATTGTAAATCTTATTAGAAACTCAAAGCTTGATGCTAAGATTGATTCACAATCAGGAACTGTTATCATGGAGCCTAATCAGCCCAATGT GTATGAACAGTTGATAGATCACACCAAGGCAATATCGGGGCGTACTTACAAGTTAGTCGGTCAACTTTTAGAACATGCACAGGCACAAGCTGTACGATGA